The Anabaena sp. PCC 7108 region TAATTTATGAACCAAAGAGCGATCGCATTGATTTTGTCGCTCAATTAGCCGCAAATTGGGTAAGATTACGCCAAAAAACGCCCCAAGAACGCCGCATAGCTCTAATTTTAGCAAATTACCCCAACACCAATGGTCGCCTTGCTAATGGCGTAGGACTTGACACTCCTGCTAGTTGTGTGGAAATTCTCAAAGCTTTACAGTTGGCTGGTTATGAAGTCGGAGATATCCCAGCGACTGGTGATGAATTAATTCAACTTCTCACATCTGGCGTTACTAATGATCCTGAAGGAAAAGATTGGAAACCAATACAGCAAGGTCTTTCGGCGCAAGAATATCGAGAGTATTTTGCTGGTTTACCAGAAACTGTGCAGGAAGGTATTAGTGGCCGTTGGGGATTTTTTGGAGAAACGAACCACAGAGGCACAGAGGTCGCAGAGGATGAGGAGGTTTTAGCTATTTGTGGGATTCAATTTGGTAATGTTTTTGTGGGGATTCAGCCTTCACGGGGTTATGATCTTGACCCTAGTTTGAATTATCATGCGCCGGATTTGGAGCCTACTCACGCTTATTTGGCTTTTTACTATTGGGTGCGGGAAAAAAATTCTAGTTGTTTTGGGGCTGATGCGATCGCTCATGTCGGTAAACATGGAAACTTAGAATGGCTACCTGGTAAAAGTATTGCCTTATCTAAAACTTGTTATCCTGAAGTTGCTTTTGGAGCTATGCCTCACCTATATCCGTTTATTGTCAATGATCCTGGTGAGGGTTCTCAAGCTAAACGCCGCGCCCAAGCAGTAATTATTGACCATCTCACACCGCCAATGACTCGCGCTCAATTATATGGTGCATTGCAACAGGTAGAAAATTTAATTGATGAATACTACGAAGCCGCAAGTTTAGATCCTACCCGTTTACCAACAATACGCGATCGCATTCAAGAATTAGTCATCAAAGAAAATCTCTATAAAGACTTAGGAATTACCGACGCAAAAGACATCTTAAATTTTGAAACCTTAATCTTAAATTCCCTAGATGGCTATTTGTGCGAACTCAAAGAAGCCCAAATCCGCGATGGACTCCACATTTTCGGTCAATGTCCCCAAGGTACACAACTACGAGACTTAATAGTAGCGATCGCCCGCCTCCCCAACCGCCATTCCATCGGCATTACCCGCGCCATAGCCCAAGAATGGGGCTTAGATATAGACCCCCTCACGGATGATTTTTCAACCCCTCTCTCTGCACCTTCTCGCCTTTGTGAGAGGCTAAACTCTTGCCACATCATCGGCGATGTAGTAGAACTCCTAGAAGCAGAAGCCGCCTTTTTAGTCGAAGAACTCATAAATTCCCAGTCCCCCGTAGGGGCGGGGTCTCCCCGCCCTCTCCAGCCATCCTCCGTCACCACTACTCTCGACTGGATACAGTCCAAACTCCTCCCCGCACTGCAAAAAACCACCGAAGAAATCACCAACTTCTTACGCGGACTAGATGGAAAATATATTCCCAGCGCAGCTTCTGGCGCACCCACACGTGGCCGTCCAGAAGTCCTCCCCACAGGTAAGAACTTTTACGCCGTGGATATTCGCGCCATTCCCACAGAAACCGCTTGGGATGTTGGCAGAAACGCCGCCGAAAGCCTGATTGAAACCTACACCCAAGAACATGGAGAATATCCTAAAACTTTAGGTTTATCATTATGGGGAACTGCTACCATGCGAACTGGTGGCGATGATATGGCTGAGGCTTTGGCTTTAATCGGTGTTCAACCTGTTTGGGATGGTGCAGCCAGAAGAGTAGTAGATTTTGAAATTTTGCCTTTATCTATTTTGGGTCGTCCCCGTGTGGATGTGACTTTAAGAATTTCAGGATTTTTCCGAGATGCTTTTCCCAACTTGATTGATTTATTTTCCCAAGCTGTCACAGCCGTAGCCGCATTAGATGAACCGACAGATGAAAACCCTTTAGCAGAAGCAGTTCGTCAAGATACTGACTTATGGACTCAAGAGGGTTTAAGTTTAGAAGCGGCACAAGAGCGATCGCAATATCGTGTCTTTGGTTCTAAACCAGGTGCTTACGGTGCAGGACTCCAAGGCTTAATCGCCTCCCAAAATTGGCAAGATGATCAGGATTTAGCCCGCGCTTACATGAATTGGAGTTCTTACGCTTATTCTGGGGGAACAGGGAACAGGGAACAGGGAACAGAGAAGAGTAAACAGACAACGGAAGATAATAATACTGTCACCTGTCACCTGTCACCTGTCACCTCTATGGAAGCATTTGAGCAACGCTTGAAGCAAATGCAAATTGTACTGCACAATCAAGACAACCGGGAACACGATTTACTCGATTCTGATGATTATTACCAATTTCAGGGTGGCTTAACCGCAGCGGTGCGTTCTCTCCAAGGAAAAAATCCTCAAACCTATTTTGGTGACAATTCCATTCCCAGCCAGCCAAAAGTCCGCCAACTCAAAGCAGAAATTGCGCGGGTATATCGTTCTCGTGTAGTTAATCCCAAATGGATTGCGGGAGTTATGCGTCACGGTTACAAGGGTGCATTTGAAATGGCCGCGACTGTAGATTTCTTATTTGCCTACGATGCTACCGCTCAATGTGTAGAAGATCATATGTATCAGGGTATCGTCCAGGCATATTTACAAGATCCAATTGTCTGTGAATTCATCCAAGAAAAGAACCCGTGGGCGTTGCGTGATATTTCCGAAAGACTATTAGAAGCACATCAGCGCGGTTTATGGCAGGATGTCAGCACACAGACCTTGGCAGATTTAAGAAACCTAGTACATCAAGCTGAAGCCGCAATTGAAGAAATATAAAGTGGTTTAGGAAACAAATATGGAAAATATTGCGTATTTGCACCTAGCTTTTGCCTATGAAGATAGTGAATTCGGTGAATTAGCTTCTCTATTTCACCCAGCCGCCATACCAGACTGGAAACGCCTTTCTAGCAAGGCTTGGAAGTATATGCTTCCCGTTGTGTTAATTCTCTCTATTTTCAGTTCTGTGGGTAGCGTTTTGGCATTAGAAAAAGGCGATCAAGGCCCTTCTGTCAAAAATCTGCAACAAAAGTTAAACACAGCCGGTTTCTATCGAGATCCCATTACTGAAGTCTATGACTCTTCTACAGAAGATGCTGTCCGAGACTTTCAAAAAGCTGCTGGTTTGCCGATTAATGGGGTTTTTGAAGTTAAAACTTGGCAAAAATTAGAAAGTTGGCAAAAAACGCCAGAAAGTACAACAACCAAAACTGCTACAGCACCAACGCAAAGCACTACAACCAGTAATCCCAGTTATGTAACTAACAAGCGTCAAAATCCCAAACTCATTACTAAAGGTGATGAAGGTGAACACGTGAAAGTTTTACAAGCACGCTTGCGAATTGCTGGTTTTTATTTTGGGAA contains the following coding sequences:
- a CDS encoding peptidoglycan-binding protein — its product is MENIAYLHLAFAYEDSEFGELASLFHPAAIPDWKRLSSKAWKYMLPVVLILSIFSSVGSVLALEKGDQGPSVKNLQQKLNTAGFYRDPITEVYDSSTEDAVRDFQKAAGLPINGVFEVKTWQKLESWQKTPESTTTKTATAPTQSTTTSNPSYVTNKRQNPKLITKGDEGEHVKVLQARLRIAGFYFGNPSGIFGPITEEAVKRFQKAYKLSADGIVGPTTLAKLPPVDAESGEDTLNKEVNRDQLSLGDRGEAVRILQEQLIKAGYLDGQPNGYYGSYTADAVSRFQKHHHLEANSIAGTTTRSKLHHLAKISPNSDFSVLEVQMRLQEKGFYKGSINGIMAEDTKKAIKRAQEFYGVSSGDIISGSF
- the cobN gene encoding cobaltochelatase subunit CobN; the protein is MHRISATPGGWNQSEGVIFLEQTPSPFVLITAADTDIQTLAAVVTKLPAQFPQIRVANLLQLQQQISIDAYAEQVLESAQVIVLRLIGGSSYWGYGLEVVQEIVQRNSTTLIVMPGDDGLDLDLISKSTISLEIVKQIWQYFQEGGIENFLNALQFIADTALSTSFNPPPPQPVPRVGMYERLGIGNWGLGTGEEFSSTSSTSTSTLSPWRSTCHLSPSKVGILFYRAHYLAGNTKVIDALCAALVEKNLQPVPVFVSSLREPGVSEQLYELFQPKDGQHIDCLLNTTSFSLARLETETPQIELWEKLDVPVLQVILCASSVEQWESQSQGLTPRDMAMNVALPEVDGRIISRAVSFKSLQTRNNDLETDVVIYEPKSDRIDFVAQLAANWVRLRQKTPQERRIALILANYPNTNGRLANGVGLDTPASCVEILKALQLAGYEVGDIPATGDELIQLLTSGVTNDPEGKDWKPIQQGLSAQEYREYFAGLPETVQEGISGRWGFFGETNHRGTEVAEDEEVLAICGIQFGNVFVGIQPSRGYDLDPSLNYHAPDLEPTHAYLAFYYWVREKNSSCFGADAIAHVGKHGNLEWLPGKSIALSKTCYPEVAFGAMPHLYPFIVNDPGEGSQAKRRAQAVIIDHLTPPMTRAQLYGALQQVENLIDEYYEAASLDPTRLPTIRDRIQELVIKENLYKDLGITDAKDILNFETLILNSLDGYLCELKEAQIRDGLHIFGQCPQGTQLRDLIVAIARLPNRHSIGITRAIAQEWGLDIDPLTDDFSTPLSAPSRLCERLNSCHIIGDVVELLEAEAAFLVEELINSQSPVGAGSPRPLQPSSVTTTLDWIQSKLLPALQKTTEEITNFLRGLDGKYIPSAASGAPTRGRPEVLPTGKNFYAVDIRAIPTETAWDVGRNAAESLIETYTQEHGEYPKTLGLSLWGTATMRTGGDDMAEALALIGVQPVWDGAARRVVDFEILPLSILGRPRVDVTLRISGFFRDAFPNLIDLFSQAVTAVAALDEPTDENPLAEAVRQDTDLWTQEGLSLEAAQERSQYRVFGSKPGAYGAGLQGLIASQNWQDDQDLARAYMNWSSYAYSGGTGNREQGTEKSKQTTEDNNTVTCHLSPVTSMEAFEQRLKQMQIVLHNQDNREHDLLDSDDYYQFQGGLTAAVRSLQGKNPQTYFGDNSIPSQPKVRQLKAEIARVYRSRVVNPKWIAGVMRHGYKGAFEMAATVDFLFAYDATAQCVEDHMYQGIVQAYLQDPIVCEFIQEKNPWALRDISERLLEAHQRGLWQDVSTQTLADLRNLVHQAEAAIEEI